One window from the genome of Prunus dulcis unplaced genomic scaffold, ALMONDv2, whole genome shotgun sequence encodes:
- the LOC117613076 gene encoding uncharacterized protein LOC117613076 — MEEEEPKSQSLKEEDNESQSFKEQPKSQSLKEEPKSQSLDEEDAKSQSLDEEDAKSQSLKEDLQSLSLEGRDGFAFPGINENSLQFLDSIDGYLTLLDSLSWTLRQGWLQLASARHSMGESRVSSAVLDLKSHPASTFLEVTQQSNPGVGQIHHFTLHKWASSDNDNGAPLMDTSPQIRQRKDKDGAPPPVKAEADHQHQLQKERSKSLLMFGGLVSPKLRAAQLSFESALDALVEIANMRSLMLSTFHKVREEVEAAKAK; from the exons atggaagaagaagagcctAAATCACAGAGcttgaaagaagaagacaatgaATCACAGAGCTTTAAAGAACAGCCTAAATCACAGAGTTTGAAAGAAGAGCCTAAATCACAGAGCTTGGACGAAGAAGACGCTAAGTCACAGAGCTTGGACGAAGAAGATGCTAAGTCACAGAGCTTGAAAGAAGACCTTCAATCACTGAGCTTAGAAGGACGAGATGGTTTTGCATTCCCTGGAATCAATGAAAATTCGTTGCAGTTCCTGGATTCAATAGACGGGTATTTAACCCTATTGGATTCACTGTCTTGGACACTCCGACAG GGGTGGCTGCAATTAGCAAGTGCTCGACATTCAATGGGTGAGTCACGTGTGAGCAGTGCTGTGTTGGACCTGAAATCCCACCCTGCAAGCACATTTTTGGAAGTAACCCAGCAATCCAATCCAGGAGTTGGGCAAATTCATCATTTTACATTGCACAAATGGGCATCCTCTGACAATGACAATGGAGCTCCACTTATGGATACGAGTCCACAGATACGACAACGAAAGGATAAGGATGGAGCTCCACCTCCAGTTAAAGCTGAAGCTGATCACCAACATCAACTTCAAAAGGAGCGGTCTAAGTCACTGTTGATGTTTGGCGGTTTGGTTTCGCCAAAGCTACGGGCAGCACAACTCTCATTCGAATCTGCACTTGACGCCCTTGTAGAGATTGCCAACATGCGTTCTTTGATGCTTTCCACTTTCCATAAGGTCAGGGAAGAAGTGGAGGCTGCCAAAGCCAAATGA
- the LOC117613078 gene encoding protein FAR1-RELATED SEQUENCE 5-like: protein MERSGKMDRGGETSKGGCSDSGYLGGCERSSHRAPATESGHMSVEHMVSESSDDNGVDIIAPRKEDVMGKEFKTIELAEEYYMSYAKGIGFSVRKDKLVRNSEGKVCRRRWCCSKEGLRNEKFNERSDRIRPPKPITRENCSAHFWVGYEKKSDVYVVTNFEPHHNHQLVTPLESPYLRCNRVVRSSDLAQAVGMRRALFRTCQTYEYMVDQCGGYLNVGFQIKDLYNKLDASRREILLDGDTEAALSYLKAKGAMDPEFFCKFSVDEENMLGNLFWRDSISLLDYIAYGDVLIFDSTYKTNVYDKPLVLFVGSNNYRSTVMFGCALLQDETFETYKWLLETFMASMKDKKPISILTDGDEAMRKAIDDVFPMSNHRLCSWHVSRNAQNNLKDDELVRNFQACIWEPFALDEFEKKWEVLRERARTPKQKEWLEMMYAKSDSWAESCLRGKFFGGMCTTRRVESMNKYVKDYLRKGVKLFECIPAIDRAMLRLRNTTAKDGFNAKYSTPVLKTALTKLEQQASLIYTHRCFLLVRQEIESCSALIHDNVMHNFGGRVYVLSKYDEPHNN, encoded by the coding sequence ATGGAGAGGTCTGGTAAGATGGACAGGGGTGGAGAGACATCAAAGGGTGGTTGTAGTGATTCAGGGTATTTGGGTGGTTGTGAAAGGTCAAGTCATAGGGCACCGGCAACAGAGAGTGGGCATATGTCGGTCGAACATATGGTTAGTGAAAGTAGTGATGATAATGGTGTTGACATTATTGCACCGAGGAAAGAAGATGTTATGGGGAAAGAGTTTAAAACGATAGAATTAGCGGAAGAATATTATATGAGTTATGCAAAGGGCATTGGATTTAGTGTGAGAAAAGACAAATTGGTTAGAAATTCGGAAGGGAAAGTATGCAGGAGACGGTGGTGTTGTTCTAAAGAAGGTTTGAGAAATGAGAAGTTTAATGAGCGATCAGATAGGATTCGACCACCGAAGCCAATTACAAGAGAGAATTGTTCTGCCCATTTTTGGGTGggttatgagaagaaaagtGATGTTTACGTTGTTACGAATTTTGAACCACATCACAATCACCAACTAGTTACTCCACTTGAATCGCCATATCTCCGATGTAATCGGGTCGTTCGAAGTTCTGATTTAGCACAAGCAGTGGGAATGCGAAGAGCATTGTTTAGAACATGTCAAACATATGAGTATATGGTCGACCAATGTGGTGGGTATTTAAATGTTGGTTTTCAAATAAAGGATCTGTACAATAAGTTGGATGCATCACGCAGGGAAATTTTGCTCGACGGTGACACAGAAGCTGCACTCTCTTACTTGAAAGCGAAAGGAGCAATGGATCCAGAATTCTTTTGTAAGTTCAGTGTTGACGAGGAAAATATGCTTGGTAATTTGTTTTGGAGGGACTCCATTTCACTTTTGGATTACATTGCCTATGGGGACGTCCTCATATTTGACAGCACGTACAAAACAAATGTTTATGACAAGCCCCTAGTGTTGTTTGTTGGTTCGAACAACTACCGTTCTACTGTAATGTTTGGTTGTGCATTATTGCAGGACGAGACATTTGAAACTTACAAGTGGTTATTGGAAACATTCATGGCATCCATGAAAGATAAGAAgccaatatcaatattgacggATGGCGATGAGGCAATGCGTAAAGCCATTGATGATGTGTTTCCCATGTCTAACCATCGGTTGTGCTCATGGCATGTGTCAAGGAATGCACAAAATAACTTGAAGGATGATGAATTGGTAAGAAATTTTCAGGCATGTATTTGGGAACCATTTGCATTGGACGAGTTTGAGAAGAAATGGGAGGTTCTAAGGGAAAGAGCGAGGACTccgaaacaaaaagaatggtTGGAAATGATGTATGCAAAAAGTGACTCATGGGCTGAATCATGTTTGAGAGGAAAGTTTTTTGGTGGTATGTGCACCACTCGACGCGTGGAGTCTATGAACAAGTATGTGAAAGATTACTTGAGGAAAGGTGTGAAGTTGTTTGAATGTATTCCAGCAATTGATAGGGCTATGTTACGTCTTAGGAATACCACGGCAAAGGATGGTTTTAACGCAAAGTACTCAACACCAGTCCTTAAAACCGCATTGACAAAACTCGAGCAACAAGCTTCTTTGATTTACACGCATAGATGCTTTCTATTGGTTCGTCAGGAGATCGAATCTTGTTCAGCACTCATCCATGATAATGTGATGCATAATTTTGGAGGTCGTGTATACGTATTGTCAAAATATGATGAACCGCATAATAATTAG
- the LOC117613077 gene encoding mediator of RNA polymerase II transcription subunit 15-like, which translates to MTGGAALACLYRSMDSCSRGRSASMGGYWRAWEVWACEYLKPFALSSPSGSVNTWPRTLRWVGAKSKRDLQHHLEPFRVMMRHLTTDQVNWNPWGTNDSELPEEVQKTVPATRKRILLEGPAGSAWFLGERVTMQSLGTPSPQVPKIPPRTMLADYKLTNESEVEEAVNGYPASEWVAPRSSDYADYRDEYIRYRHYDDLRDAEPQHSTPAGANVLPRISPQPWLVRIPCWANQNGSKVVQIPRGQDCCVIPLPDGVTYVTAEAATELMEINAGLNAVLFSTALEASIEIRRLREENERLKNTSGTGIASSGLAEDVVEQRTEHEFRTKMQHDTRRKGKTKVVLPQEHEEDAEEEEQEEGEEEEEGEEEEEEEEEEEEDQEQDEEEEEEDQEQDESWMDEKEVESEDEEEDGHEEGATSKGKPDAKQHSTEENRKGEKSLRSRNPKRKKTK; encoded by the exons ATGACTGGGGGGGCGGCTTTGGCGTGCTTGTACAGATCGATGGATTCTTGTTCGAGGGGCAGGTCAGCAAGCATGGGCGGGTATTGGAGGGCATGGGAG GTATGGGCTTGTGAGTATCTAAAGCCATTTGCTTTATCAAGCCCAAGTGGGAGTGTGAACACGTGGCCCCGAACTTTGAGGTGGGTTGGTGCAAAATCAAAACGCGACTTGCAGCATCACTTGGAACCTTTTAGAGTGATGATGCGACATCTAACCACTGATCAG GTAAATTGGAACCCTTGGGGGACCAATGACTCCGAGCTGCCGGAAGAAGTACAAAAAACCGTGCCGGCAACTCGGAAACGAATCCTCCTTGAGGGACCAGCTGGTTCAGCATGGTTTTTGGGCGAGCGCGTAACAATGCAAAGTTTAGGCACCCCATCACCTCAAGTACCCAAAATTCCACCGAGGACAATGCTTGCCGATTATAAGCTCACTAATGAGTCAGAAGTGGAGGAAGCAGTAAATGGGTATCCAGCTTCCGAATGGGTTGCTCCTCGTTCATCCGACTATGCTGACTACAGAGATGAGTACATACGTTACCGCCACTACGACGACTTGCGTGATGCG GAACCACAACATAGTACTCCCGCAGGGGCCAATGTACTTCCCCGCATCTCTCCTCAGCCATGGTTAGTGCGAATACCGTGTTGGGCCAACCAAAATGGAAGTAAAGTTGTGCAGATACCCCGTGGCCAAGATTGCTGCGTTATACCATTACCTGATGGTGTAACGTAT GTCACTGCTGAAGCTGCAACAGAGCTTATGGAGATCAATGCTGGGTTGAATGCCGTACTATTTTCAACAGCATTGGAAGCAAGCATAGAGATCAGGCGCCTACGGGAAGAGAAT GAGCGATTGAAGAACACATCGGGAACAGGCATTGCAAGTTCGGGCCTTGCTGAAGACGTGGTGGAACAGCGAACAGAACAT GAGTTTCGCACAAAAATGCAACACGACACACGTAGAAAAGGAAAGACCAAAGTTGTGCTACCACAGGAGCATGAAGAAGATGCGGAAGAGGAAGAACAAGAGgaaggagaggaagaagaggaaggagaggaagaagaggaagaagaggaagaagaggaagaagatcagGAACAAgatgaggaggaagaggaagaagatcagGAACAAGACGAATCTTGGATGGACGAGAAAGAGGTTGAGTCTGAGGATGAGGAAGAGGATGGCCATGAGGAGGGGGCCACATCTAAGGGTAAGCCGGATGCAAAACAACACTCCACAGAAGAAAATCGCAAGGGTGAGAAAAGTCTTCGTTCACGTAacccaaagagaaagaaaacgaAGTAA